CCAACATGTCTGTTCCTCTATCACCAAGCCTCAACAAGAGCTGCAGCTAGAGACTTCAcccatcaaatgttttatttaaaccaaaaatagcgattttttttttttacaaaactcttgAGAGCATATCATTTAGTTCTAGACTGATTGTCTGACAAAACAAGGCATGAAGACACCATCTCAGGCTCAGAGAGATAGTGATGGTATTTTACCACACAATTCTTTGTATTTTGTAAGTGAAAAGAATTAGCTGACATAATGTAAGTAGTAACCAGATGCAGCCCTAATGTGGACTACATGTTAGTCTGGTACTCTGCGAGAGTCAGAGTTTACAGGGTATAGATGATCTCTGGAACTCACCTGGCCTGTACGTGACCAAACAGTGACGGCTTTCGGTTTCCACCTGGATGTCGGTGCAGCCAGATGTTTCCAGCGGCAGGACATGGGGTCTGTATGTGACCTCGCTGACCTGCTCCCAGAAACACCCTCCCTCCATAGACCCTGCAATCAACCCACCGCAGGGGAACGAGCTGGATGCTGCCCGCGGAACATAGCACAGAGATGCCACTGGACACctgaaaaaaagtaaaaaaagtgaGAAGAATACATTTGAGCTTGTAAATGTAGAGGGTGCAGGGTGACAGCTTCATCCGTTCTGTAGTGGTAGCCCGCTGCCACTACAGACCTAAATCCTCCCTGGCCACTCGCATACGCTCACTGATCAAGTTAATAGGACATGAACAGTACATGGTGTTTacttcatgtttgttttattcacgTCAAAATTGATGAGGCATGTATTTTTAATAGGTTGAAAATAAGTGTTTTGTTCACACGCAGTTCAACTGCTACAAACAACGGGGGTTAAAGTGACTGGAACTatctggattcatgatccaacaccatcgattaataactaaataaatgtgattgttagtttgtgtgtggagAGCGACTGagctaaacacaaatacacacacaggctgcacacGTGAGAGAATTTCTTCCAgcacaacagtttttttaaacttcactgTTTCTTAAGAAGTGACGACCAggtttatccaggaacataaatataaatgcacAAGGTCATTAAAAAGATCTGtgagaaaagagcagaggagcagagttgaCAGGTGAAGAGTATTGCTCCTCAATGCAGTGGAGCTGCCAAGGGAGGTGGGCCTGTGGAGCCACCCTGACACAGTAAAGTCTATAATCAGAGATTTTTCATGACTTAGGTGCACAAAATCCTTAATGCGTCAATGTGGAGGGCATCAAAATAACTTAATCACTAATTATTTGGGGTGGTCAGATCTCAAAACGCAAGTTGGGTTGGCCTGCACTCGCTGTTAAAAACAAATCCTAGAGAAAACCCTGGTGTGTGCTGCTTACCTGGAGCGAAGCGGCTGTAGCTCCTGGACGTGTGTGGTGGTGTCTCTGGTGTCGTAGACGAGCACCGAGCCGTTGCTCAGACCAGCATAGATGTAGTTACTGTTATccaaacaccagcagcagctccacactgGTTTGCCTGCATTATAGGTCTGAACCACTGTGTTGGTCAACAGACTGAAACAATCACAAGGTCAGTCAGTCCACTTATCACATGTTAACATCACTTATTCTCATCATGTCTGTGTGGCTGATCACAGAGAGGTGTGATATAtgaacttgtgtgtctgtgtacctgGTCAGTTTGATGGTGTTGTCCAGGGCAGCAGACAGCAGCAGACTGTCATTCTGCCTATTGAAGGACAAACCTCTGATCTGTTTACTGTGGATGGGGACGTACTGACTCGCCTTCATATTCACCACACTCACCTTCTTTACCCCACAACCTGAGCGGAGGAAACAGAACAGTCATGActtagagaagaggagggaaaccTTCTGCAGaagaagttttatttattttcctaaaAGTTTTCCTAATCTGAAAATGTCCCTTCTCCAAAGAGGAAGAATGTGCTCAGAGAGGCTACGTCCACAGTAAtaaattatcattttaaaacacaactAAACAATATCCATCTACATGAAACCTTCTGACAGTACTACATCTGGAGAAGGGACAGTTTCGGACTTGACAGAGGAGTTTCATGACCGAGTGCAGGCATAGTCCCAGAGTCCTAAATAAAGTTCCTGCATTCAAAAGCTCCAATAAATTTGTATTTGGGAGGATGGTGCTACAGGAAATTTATAAGACATCAACGGTAAATGTGGTAAAGGTAATCCCATGAATCGCAATAAATGTCTAATCTGGCCAGTAGTTGTAATGAAATGTTAACCTGGAGTAAGGTGTAGAAAACAGAGATGGGCAGATATTTTCAGGGCCCTGCTGCTTCTACTGGTCCAATAGTAAAAGACTCACCAGGCACCAATGTGGCTTGTGGGGAAGGCTGTGAGGCAAGCAGGCAACTCAGAGGTTCACAGTATGACAAGACCCTACAGCCTCCAGCCTGAGACACTAAAATTGCCTTGGAGAAGCTGTATTGGGCCTTCCTGGAGCCCTCTTGCCTCTGAGATAGGCCGAGGAATACGGCTGACcccgaggaagaagagggaacCGAGCTTCTACCCGCCTGAGCCATTAGAGACCTCAGCTCCTACACAgacaagaagagaagaggaacagtTTAACCAGGAGGACGTCAGGAGATTCATTTCTTATTAAGATGACAACCACCAGCTGAGTACAAGCAGAGTACTATGAAATCCATGTGTCCGGCGCAGTATATCATTCCCtaaatgcctttttaaactgaaAACCTGCTGTCAGAACTGAAACAGAGTCCAAAGCTGTCCCAGTTTGGCACATAGAATGATATAGGgaagatggagaatatcccttgtatgttCTACCGCACTAATCAATATGTCAACCACCAGTTAGCTGATGCTAGTGCCCACCAgtggatgttagggacatatcAGTTGTGTACCTTAGTGTCATCAGGTGTTTTCATCTTCTGTAATTCTACGAAGTGGACGACGTGCAGGGTGTTGGACCAGAGTGCCAGGTCTGATCTCAGAGTGGTAGTGACAATGTGTGGTGGAACTATAAGCAGCTGACTTACATCCATCATTATTCCCCAATCGCTGGCCTGCTCCAGCTGACCACTCATGACCACACCACTAATAGTCTTGATTATAAACTATTAGTTTTTGGAATACCTACATGTTAatatgtaaacataaatactgatacaaatgatttaaatatgatcaAAGTATCAAGGAATCAGAAAAGGGATCGTGGTCATTGGTACCTGCAGCTCTTGTTCTACTTGTCCATACTTGCTGGTGACGACCTGTAGTTTGAGTTTGTACTGAGCTGACTCCAGTTCAGCCTTCCTTCTGAGGGACTGCTCCTGCTCCAGAGACCTACACACAATCACacgaagagtaaaaaaaaaaaaaatgttgtattgattTCAGCCCACAAGTTTATATCACAACCTGTCCTGTGACACAGGTTGAAATGCCATGCATGTATCACCTAagccagtggttcccaaactttttacagtcccgtaccccttcagacattcaatctccagctacgtacccccccccccccccccccccgaaattcTGACGAGGGAGCTAACCGCTGTGCCAATGTTTTGACTAGGGATGgccattcgattaaattgtcttaatcgatcgtcgggagaattaacaATTCGATATTTGATTAATcgttaatattttatataaaaatccactctttataggctatattaaaatgcagggaaaatagaaaaaacacagcctgtttcctcattgagatctttattacaagatgaacaactcttgtggcagttaaacgggatccgttcaatggttacacttgaaaatatgcgctgctgctCTATTAAGCCCAGCTGAGGGAGCAGCAGCTAGCCTCTGAGAGCTAGCTCTATTTGACGGctatttgacggttctcgacctctcaAACATAATATTGcatgattatttatagctcagtttgaaaatgtaagggAATAAAATGTaagcaaataaaatgttctccccgcgtaccccctgaaccacttcgcgtacccctgggggtacatgtaccccagtttgggaaccgatgaCCTAAGCCATAGAACAACCCAATTTATACTGCGTATAAATTCATAATTAATTTCCTTACCATTTATATATGCAACCTACGTTTGCATAATAATCAATGGAATGGTTGTCAATGCACATTTAAACAACAATGTTGGGACCTGATATCTGGTCAATTTTCATTTTggccaaatatttaaatcctaTATCTATTTATACTGAGTCATTGGTCCTAAATTTCGTGTAATGTTAAATATTTGGGGAGTGAAAAAGCTGCATTTAGACAATATTATAAACTCAAAATGCCACTGAGTAGATTGcatacctcagccaaggcccaatagtcgctttatgaaaccacgtttaaattcactagaaccagattgttatttggatctgaaccaatttctacacacacataaaaatcaTTCTCCTAtacatgccagattttttttattcaagatctatgaattattctcacAGATCATGAAGACATTGAAAACGCCTTATCTTACAATGTTTAAGAGATTTCTTGATCCGCCCCATGATCCGGATCTGTCCCAAAATGTAATGGCGTCTTCCTTGTGCCGTAACCCACTCatgcacaaaatgtcatggatcAGTTGAGTAGTTTCTCCATACTGGGTAAGAAGGTGTAacttacagattttttttattaaaatggatTATTGAATGcatgacaaaatgtattaaattgtattatatatttcttAATTACCTGACTCAGACTCATCAGTTGCCTGACCCAGACTCATCAAtcttatcagttcatctttgagtccaaatgACAACtgttcaaaatgtgaagaaatttactaaggcagacttgagatatcatgtccAAGAGGCTAAAAACATGCTTAGAGAGGtctaaccttgacctttgacctccacaatcgaatcagttcatctatGGGTCCAACTATACGTTTTTAGCAAATTTGAAGTTATAGCCTCAAGGCATTCTTGGGATATTGGGATCGCAAGAATGGTACAGACAGATGGAAAggcagatggacagatggacaacCCTAAAACATAATCCCTCCAGCCACACTGGGACATTTGTACCAGATAGGCGCAGTGAcaggttgttaaaaaaaaaaatcatgaaagTGGTAAAATACCAACTGTTGCAGATGCAACGGAAACATCGACATAAACAGTAGCGTGGTGTTATGCCATTTGTTTCTGTATATATACGTGCGACAGGATCACAGCACAACAAAATTGTCTTGTTTGGAGAAGTAGGTTTTACCAGCAGCCTTTGAAGCCTTTAGCAAACACATACAACCCTAGATACAAAACACGTTTTAGAACATGTTTAGAACAGAGTTGGtctccaaaaaaatgaaaagggcATGTAAGCTGTACTCTGACTGTTCTTTTACCAGTGAAACCTTTATTACACTTATTTCTTCACACTAGTTGGACCTTTGTAAACTTGGAGTTGTGGCAGAGAAAGAATGACTCACTTTTTTAAGCTCTCCTCCTCAGAGTTGTCCAGCGCTCTTAGCTTTGGAGCGTACAGTAGCACGATGTCTGAACGCTTTGCTTTCTTGTTACACTAAAGACAAATAACAGGAACAACCAGTGGGTCAATAAACACAAACTCATACagacaatataaaaacatgGCAGCATAAATAACCCTTCATTCACTAAGGTCACCGTTTTAGCTTCAACTATTCATTAAACTTAAATTggctttaaaaattaaattgagTTTTGTTGAAACTGTATATATTTACAAGGCCGATGTGACTGCCTGTTAAAATACCGTGAGCTCACTGACCTGTGGACATTTAGCGGCTGAACCCTGAGCTTTCAGCCAGCGCTGGATGCAGGTGTAGCCGAAGAGATGTCCGCAGCGCAGAGCGGACAGCCTGTGTTCGCCCGCCGTCGTCCACGCCTCGAAGCAGATGGTGCAGTTGTCGCCTTCAGTCTCCTCACTCAGAGATGACAGAACGGAAGCCAAGGTTTTCGAGGCCAACTACAGattatgatagatagatagaaagaacaTTATTTATTCAAACATCGTGGAAATTCACATGTAACAACAGCAGGCAGGTCAGAAAGGGGTAGACAAGAGAatgaagaaatataaaaaaggacgatagaaataaaataaggaatttaaaagtttaaagtttaaataaagcatTAAAAGGAAtgaagaataaagaataaagaaaatgctGAGTATGAACATTCTGTACACACAGGATGAATTGTATGCGACAGTAAAGAATCTTTTGTGATGACAGTTAGAGTAGCATGGATGATAAAAGACCCAGAGCAGAAGTACTGAATCTAAATGAGAGCCATTTAAGCGCTTCTACTCAGCAATCTAGTGAAAGAAAAAGGGTGAGTGAAGGATTGAATGTTACCTTAACGCCCTGATGTTGATTTCCTGTCCTCTCATTTTCTGCAGCTGAACTGGGGTCTGAACACAGAGCAGGTACACATTGGATCGAGAGtaacacataaaataaatgtaacccTAGTTTGAGCTTCATTATAAAATCCTTGCTAGACCATTACATATTCACTAAGATAACAGAATCTGCACTAGTGTGGGAAAACTAGATACGGTCATATAGCTCAGACGCCAGGGCGTGAAACTCACTGGCTGAGCTGACATCCTGGGGCTGCGTGTGATGTATGGAGGTGGTGAGGTGAGAAATGGTTGGTGGGGCTGGGTCAACAGGTAACACAACAGCAGAGGCACCCTCTTCACCCCCCGCTTCCACTGCTCCATCCTCTTCATCCGACTCGCTGACCTCTGTGGTGCTGCCAGACTCTAACTCAGCCACGCTGGCAGCCGGCGCTCGGAGCAGAAAGTCAGGGAAGCCTCTTGAGGGTGCCGCCGTCTGGCTGGGGTAGTGCACTCTGAGGCCCTGCCTGCAGcaccacagacaaacaaacacacaagtttgAGACAATACTATACAGACAGGAGACAAATTAAAgagagtgaggagtctgaaacttGAGTTAGATGCTACAAAGGAcagtttttcctctcttttagGTCTGGTTGGTCTCCACAACCTCTTGGGCTAAATAACCCACTCTGTCACACTGTTTACAGACTTTTCTCTGAAAACGTCTGCTTTGGCCAAAAGGGCCACAGTAATAGCAGTGAGATTGAACTAGAACAGAAAGCATTGAGCTGAAACTTCATCACTAGAAGCAGCATTGCTCATTTCCTACTATGTTATTGAGATTATAGTCActttaatataatatacaagTTTCAAAACAGCATATATTTCCAACGTAGAACACAGATGAATTCTGGGTACCTGACTCTTCTCCGCATGGGTGCCCCCCGAGCTGCTGATGCAGTCCTGCTCACCGCCCTCTGACTAAACGCCCAGGTCGCGGGAAGCCTTGGAAGTGGCCGAGCTGCCTCTTGTCCCTCATTGCTATcatgttcttcctcctccacctcggtACTGCTGCCGGAGTCTGAGATGACAAGTGGTGCGTTGGCATTCTCGGCCTGGTCTGCAACGGCTGCCTGTGGTGGTCTGCTGCCTCCTTCCTGTATCCCCACAGGGGAATCTACCTCCATTGCCTCCATCTGCACAGTAGCACAGTGCGGAACCAGCAGATATTATATTGTTAATCAGTCTGCTCTGACAGCACATCACAAAGCAAGATTGAGGATCAACTTCCAGCTGCGTTCTGAGCGGTCCACACGTATGAATTACGGCTTCATTCTACAGTGATGGTATGAACTTCTTTCAGCACGGAACTCCAGAAAATCTCTGGATATTTTCAAGCAAGAATGTATGTGAGATGCAAATTCCCGAATGAGAGCCTCCAAACTTCCCCCAgaaatgtctgtgttgttgcgaacacgtctgagcagagaatctcccgcTGCGTTATTCATGTGTCAAAAGCAAACGCTGCAGAAAGTTTTTCTCACGGACTATTTTATTTGCAGGAatattgaatgtttgtgtaCTGGGTTTGACAatcgacagtcaactctcccttagtgccaacattactgcaacaacacgttcctgtaggTTATTTGACCCAGTCCTGGATTTCTCCTCAGTACCAAGCGggtccctcctcttcctgtagATGTGAAGTGAACATCTGGCTGCATCAACCTCACTTTAACCCAGGAGCGGTTCTAATTCATCCTGGTTAAATTCTGCTCACTGAGCAGCAGATAGGCCCTTTCTTATAAAGATAATGGTTGAATCTCTAACAGACATGTTTAAAGTGTCACCAGCTCACATTCCTACCTCGTCTGTGGTGGTAAATACCTCCCGCTGCCTGTTGGTGCCACTCTCCGGCTAAGCACAAAACTCGAGTCCGAGGTCACTGAGGCCTCCGAGCAACACAAGCTTACAGGCGGTCCCTCAAGTCCCTCTATTCATTTCTAACGTAggtcagcttttattttgtatgtagCACATTAGCATCGTTacagaaaagtaaaagaaataattgaaatacgattgtgtttttatcttttggAGACAACCTGCAGTTGAGCTACATTAGCTTTAGCATGTGTGAGGCTCCCAGCACACGACTACTACTGTACACTGGGCTCAATATGTACCCGATCACTGTCGATATGCCCGGTGCTGCTGACCCTGTAAATCAGCTTTAGAAAGGAGCCCGGTAGACTCGTGGTTATACAGAGTGGCAGTGCAGGGGACGTGTGGAGCGGGAGctgcacaaatacaaacaccgACCTGCCTGGAAGAAGTGACGGTTTAAGAGCCGCAATTCCTGCTCGGTAATGCAACGACCATGGCTCCAAATCAAGCTGCTCTGCCTGTGGAGGGCTTGTTGTGGACATCCACTCCACGCAACGGTGACAATAAAGTCAAGTCCGCGGGAACAGGGCTCGAATCTCGCGGCGGAGGTCTCACTCTGCCCGCCCCATCTTTCTGGAGCGTCACCGCCAAAGATCGTCTGGAgcgaagatggacgacacgctCACTGTTTGATGAGCTGATGTACTGCTCTATTATCTAATAGCATCATTTTCGCCACATACACTGGGGATGTAGGTCATTAAGGTGTAAATGTTGACCTGTATTACATCAAAGCAACGGTCATCCAGTACCTGACCTGGTTCTGATTAAACTAGTCATCAATCAGACAATGTTTCTCCTCACCATGATCCTGAGGGGTGTGTACTATGTGGTAACTTCATAAGATTAGCTGAGAATAATTACATATAATATATGCTTACCCTTCATTCAACTTTTATGAATGTAGCCTTGCCAGGAAGAGTTGATGTCATCAGACGGTGTCCAACGTTCTTTGGGTGCTTCAACACTAAACCGTAACACCCTTCCGTTGGCTGGTCGGCAGCGGTGGCCAAATCACtgcccatctcctcctcctggcttCCATCTTAGCTCCTCTCTCCTGTTCCATACCCAGCAATAGGCTCTTTCTGCTGGCTTCCCCATCCTGCAAGCTGctgtcttcctctccttttctgTCATTCCAATGGCTGTAAGCATTCTCCATACCGACTGGGCTGTGAATCCACTACAGCCGACCTCAACTGGTAACAGCCTTGCTTGCCATCCTTTCCCCCTGCAGACTTGCAAAAGTTCCTGGTATTTGGAGCTCTTCCTTTCAAAGGCTTGGTCTCACACTTCTTCCCATGGGACTGTAAGTTCATCAGGAGGATCTTCTTCGCCTCTTCAGACCACAGAACCTCATCTGGCCTCAGGGTTGTCTGGATGAAGAATATGCAGCACACAACTGAAATAGCAAATCAGTTAAATCAGAACAACGCATTTGACACAGTAGCCTGGAGTTTTCTCTGGTGCTCTGTGGTCCAATGACAGGAGCCCAATAGCTCAGATGGTAATTCAGCCAGGGGCACAAGAGTGACCTttgaaattgtaaataaaaatattcacTTTCACATGTTCCAACCACTCCATTTAGTCATTACACAGGCCCATACATAATTTAGGGTTAGGTATGGTCATCAAGATGTAAGGTTGGAGGATTGTTTTTCCTGTTCCCACcgtatcagccaagttcagaaGACTTTATTTAGTTGTATCTAAACTACAAAGGATCTCTTTAATTGTATTAAGTGCTTGTCATGTAATGCATGTCCAAGTACTGTGTGTTGTACGGCTGAGGGGGTAGGGTGGTCATCCTCCAACTACATGGTCACCGGTCCGATCCCAGTCTTCATCATCTGCATgtctaagtgtccttgggcaaaatactgaaccccaaattgcccctctCATATAAACATGAATGTTTGTATGAATAGCAAAAAAATCTAGTGTACAGTGTTTCGAGTGGACATCACGATGcgaaaataattatatatatatatatatatatacagacataCACATATTGTCTGTCACCCTCTAGTCCAGATGTAAGAGATGGTCCAAGAAATAAGATAAAACGAGAACCTTTTATGGGGATATTTGCGATTTAAAGAGGGCAGTCAAAAATGCACATCATCAAGTAGTAGTAAATAAGGAGGCAATACTTACAATTGTggggaaatgtttaaaaaatgatacaaaatttaaataaagatttttttttttaataaagactAATATATACCCATGCTTGCAGCGACTGTGTGCAACCCTTGACCTCTTCTTCAGATGTActaaaacaacaggaacatgccTCCATTCTGCCTGTGtagtgtcatccaagtgtccccaAATCCCGACACAGAGTCCAATACGAATGTTGGGGCTtggggacacttggatgacactacatgagcagtatggaggctttTTATGggttttttcagttgttttattacgcCGATAGATCTTTTAGTAGATTGCGCCTTAATTCAGCacaaaaactatgaaatgatCAACCTCAAGTATCACTATGATGAATCAGATTGAAGATATATCTCTCTAGAGAAAGCCACACGAGGGTCAATAGAAGAGTCTAGACCAGTTGTCTAAAGCATAAACTTTTCCCAGGAAATATTTTCTGTGTTTCAACTGTTTCAGCTCTTGACCCCAACTGTGGTCAGCCTGCCCTAGTAGAGGACTAATTGTGTTTAAAGGGCTGAAACTCCAAATTACACTAAGGTACACAACTGATGATATGTCCTGTAATGGAATTTGCTTAATAACCAGTTACTTTAATTAATAACATCCTAGTTTATGCTTACAGCAGACATTTCCATCTAATGTACAGCTCGACATAAACTTTATGGTGCACCCGTTGTCTATTCATGTCTTGCAGAAGCTGATCCTTAGGTCACCTGAATTCTATTGTGACTCTTAGCGGCACTCTGGTTGAACTGTGTTTATCCTTTGTTCGAAGAACTCAGCTGACTGACACTATTTCCTCTCCAACACATTTAGGATGCAGCCTATAAGTCACACCTTTACAGAAAATATGTTCCAGACACAGAACAAAACATGAACGCATAACATCAAAGAAGTGCAGACCTCCAAACACAAGGGGTATTCACCATCTGGCACTACGTTTTAAAACTGTATGTCTCTtcagaacagacacacagcaaTGGTGAGGATGGAGTTGTGAACTGGTCATCACAACCTGTTTCCTCTCTATTCCTCAACGGAGGATGGAAGCATTATTAAAGAAAAGTAGAgtgtatataatatgtatatgtgACGACCCAGTTATTGTCGAGGAGGAAGGGAAGCAACACAGCGCAGACGGTGTCAGCAAAGCAGCCTTTTATTGATAAAGTGGACATCTGCATTAACAACAGTGAACAGTGAACAAAAGTGCTACCATGATTGTTGTCTATGTGACTGCTTATTGTGAAGTGta
Above is a genomic segment from Pleuronectes platessa chromosome 7, fPlePla1.1, whole genome shotgun sequence containing:
- the rfwd3 gene encoding E3 ubiquitin-protein ligase RFWD3, whose protein sequence is MEAMEVDSPVGIQEGGSRPPQAAVADQAENANAPLVISDSGSSTEVEEEEHDSNEGQEAARPLPRLPATWAFSQRAVSRTASAARGAPMRRRVRQGLRVHYPSQTAAPSRGFPDFLLRAPAASVAELESGSTTEVSESDEEDGAVEAGGEEGASAVVLPVDPAPPTISHLTTSIHHTQPQDVSSANPSSAAENERTGNQHQGVKLASKTLASVLSSLSEETEGDNCTICFEAWTTAGEHRLSALRCGHLFGYTCIQRWLKAQGSAAKCPQCNKKAKRSDIVLLYAPKLRALDNSEEESLKKSLEQEQSLRRKAELESAQYKLKLQVVTSKYGQVEQELQELRSLMAQAGRSSVPSSSSGSAVFLGLSQRQEGSRKAQYSFSKAILVSQAGGCRVLSYCEPLSCLLASQPSPQATLVPGCGVKKVSVVNMKASQYVPIHSKQIRGLSFNRQNDSLLLSAALDNTIKLTSLLTNTVVQTYNAGKPVWSCCWCLDNSNYIYAGLSNGSVLVYDTRDTTTHVQELQPLRSRCPVASLCYVPRAASSSFPCGGLIAGSMEGGCFWEQVSEVTYRPHVLPLETSGCTDIQVETESRHCLVTYRPGRSNPSLRCVLMALNRTPQQDSSQLPNCSCCPVQTFSAGSSCKLLTKNAVFKSPDGVGTLVCAGDEASNSTMVWDASSGSLLQKLPADLPVLDISPFVMNGEHFLASLTEKMLKLYRWE